A genomic stretch from Empedobacter stercoris includes:
- a CDS encoding DUF3817 domain-containing protein, which produces MLNVSDEKLKKWFATACVWETVSCALLFLVAMPIKYQFDYVLPMPFAGSFHGFWFTVYLLLLFKVRKIYKWDDEDFIIYIMYAFVPFATLAVHKVIKEDKNNQ; this is translated from the coding sequence ATGTTAAATGTATCTGACGAAAAGTTAAAAAAATGGTTCGCTACTGCTTGTGTGTGGGAAACGGTAAGTTGTGCACTTTTGTTTTTAGTCGCAATGCCGATTAAATATCAATTTGATTATGTGCTGCCTATGCCATTTGCAGGAAGTTTCCATGGTTTCTGGTTTACAGTTTATCTGCTGTTACTTTTCAAAGTTAGAAAAATTTACAAATGGGATGATGAAGATTTTATCATTTACATAATGTATGCTTTTGTACCTTTTGCAACTTTAGCAGTACATAAAGTGATTAAAGAAGATAAAAACAATCAATAA
- a CDS encoding helix-turn-helix domain-containing protein, producing the protein MQKPNYQKIYKEIIQKKFPEKIQQTKKLLKKEMDVLDVIKLSEILNTNETTDNQKHKSYDLNSIQKILNIQKKNNYTNTYIAEKYKISRNTIAKWRKIYDY; encoded by the coding sequence ATGCAAAAACCAAACTACCAAAAAATTTATAAAGAGATTATTCAGAAAAAGTTCCCAGAAAAAATTCAACAAACCAAAAAGCTTTTAAAAAAAGAAATGGATGTTTTGGATGTCATCAAACTATCAGAGATATTAAACACTAACGAAACTACTGATAATCAAAAACACAAATCGTATGATTTAAACTCTATTCAGAAAATATTAAATATTCAGAAAAAGAATAATTACACCAATACCTATATTGCTGAAAAATATAAAATAAGTAGAAATACAATTGCTAAATGGCGAAAGATATATGATTATTAA
- a CDS encoding T9SS type A sorting domain-containing protein — protein MNKKNYLSILFGLIFSCQFINAQTTLLFTQEQASEGSAISASSSSRTIHAADDFILTSTATLSKVVLHGVQIMQNLSSILKSTDFYIIEAEELTTEPGTQNVIYKSLQSMDGVKLVSQGMSQDFEIDLSNHAIKLEADRKYWIVFSAYIDAAYPSNLTDWHFYPANNKTGTSLAKVFTNDKWTNQATGITFSIEGESILGTTEIFSNATATLATTVVNQVLEVINPEFLSLSVYDFNGKNVLNSTRKINQVEFLTPGVYLGVITTKNGQRISTKFIKK, from the coding sequence ATGAACAAAAAAAATTACTTATCTATTTTATTCGGACTAATTTTTAGTTGCCAATTCATTAATGCGCAAACGACGCTTTTATTTACACAGGAACAAGCATCTGAAGGAAGTGCAATAAGTGCTTCTTCATCTTCCCGAACTATTCATGCAGCGGATGACTTTATTTTAACCTCAACTGCTACATTATCGAAAGTGGTTTTACATGGTGTACAAATTATGCAAAATCTTTCTTCAATTTTAAAGTCAACTGACTTTTATATTATAGAAGCTGAAGAGTTGACAACCGAACCTGGAACGCAAAACGTTATTTACAAATCCTTACAATCGATGGATGGAGTAAAATTGGTATCTCAAGGGATGAGCCAAGATTTTGAAATTGATTTGAGTAATCATGCGATTAAATTAGAAGCAGATCGTAAGTATTGGATCGTTTTTAGCGCATATATTGATGCAGCGTATCCATCTAATTTGACCGATTGGCATTTCTATCCAGCAAACAACAAAACGGGAACGAGTTTGGCGAAAGTATTTACCAACGATAAATGGACAAATCAAGCTACAGGTATAACTTTTAGCATTGAAGGTGAAAGCATTTTAGGAACAACGGAGATTTTTAGTAATGCAACTGCTACTTTAGCAACAACGGTTGTAAATCAAGTATTAGAAGTAATAAATCCTGAGTTTCTGTCTTTGTCTGTTTATGATTTTAATGGAAAAAATGTTTTAAATTCTACACGTAAAATTAACCAAGTAGAATTTCTTACTCCAGGTGTTTATTTAGGAGTTATTACGACTAAAAATGGACAAAGGATTTCTACAAAATTCATTAAAAAATAA
- a CDS encoding transposase, translated as MKNIHIGSLIKKRVNELDIDTSRIIAFFKTYTEEEIKAQFKSKSILTDDLLKWSKLLEYDFFRIYSQHIILFSPLPKNSSKTTSSTSSVLPSFRKSVYTKEIIDFVLDLYTTENKKIQEISNEYNIPKNTIHNWIKKYLPQN; from the coding sequence ATGAAAAATATACACATTGGCTCTTTGATTAAAAAAAGAGTGAACGAATTAGACATTGACACATCAAGAATTATTGCTTTTTTTAAGACTTATACAGAAGAAGAAATAAAAGCACAATTCAAGAGTAAAAGTATCTTAACTGATGATTTGCTCAAATGGTCAAAATTATTAGAGTATGATTTTTTTAGAATCTATTCGCAACATATTATTTTGTTTTCTCCTCTTCCAAAAAACTCTTCTAAAACAACTTCCTCCACAAGTTCTGTATTACCAAGCTTTCGAAAAAGTGTCTATACAAAAGAGATTATTGACTTTGTTTTGGATTTATACACAACTGAAAACAAAAAGATTCAAGAAATTTCGAATGAATACAATATACCTAAAAATACCATCCATAATTGGATAAAGAAATATCTACCTCAAAATTAA
- the fabV gene encoding enoyl-ACP reductase FabV produces the protein MIIQPRTRGFICITTHPEGTAKNVHNQIEYVKSKNISTEGPKKVLVIGASTGFGLSSRITAAFGYNAATIGVFFEKPAAPRKPGTAGWYNTAAFEKEAHEAGLYAKSINGDAFSDEIKQQTIDLIKKDLGQVDLVVYSLASPRRTHPKTGVAYSSVLKPIGEPFTNKTVDFHTASVTDITINPIESQEEIDNTIAVMGGEDWKFWMEDLKAAGVLAEGVKTVAYSYIGPELTHRIYKDGSIGMAKNDLEKTVPVINELLADLNGISYVSVNKALVTQSSSAIPVVPLYVSLLYKVMKDKNIHEGTIEQMQRLFAERLYTANGEVPLDENGRIRIDDLEMREDVQKEVDDLWKIVTSENINEISDIKGYRDEFFQLFGFNYDQIDYEADTNELVTVPSIS, from the coding sequence ATGATTATTCAACCAAGAACAAGAGGTTTTATTTGCATTACAACTCATCCTGAGGGAACTGCAAAAAATGTTCACAATCAAATTGAGTACGTAAAATCAAAAAATATTTCAACTGAAGGACCAAAAAAAGTATTGGTAATTGGAGCTTCGACAGGTTTTGGACTGTCATCTCGTATTACGGCTGCTTTTGGTTATAATGCAGCAACAATAGGTGTTTTCTTCGAAAAACCAGCTGCACCAAGAAAACCTGGAACTGCAGGGTGGTACAATACAGCCGCTTTCGAGAAAGAAGCGCACGAAGCTGGTTTGTATGCAAAAAGTATCAACGGAGATGCTTTCTCAGATGAAATTAAACAACAAACGATTGATTTAATCAAAAAAGATTTAGGTCAAGTAGACTTAGTCGTGTACAGTTTAGCTTCGCCACGTCGTACACATCCTAAAACAGGTGTAGCTTATTCTTCAGTTTTAAAACCAATTGGTGAGCCATTTACAAATAAAACAGTTGATTTCCATACAGCAAGTGTAACGGATATTACAATCAATCCAATCGAATCGCAAGAAGAAATTGATAACACAATTGCAGTAATGGGAGGTGAGGACTGGAAATTTTGGATGGAAGATTTGAAAGCCGCAGGCGTTTTAGCCGAAGGTGTTAAAACAGTTGCTTATTCTTATATCGGACCAGAGTTGACACATAGAATTTACAAAGATGGATCTATTGGTATGGCTAAAAATGATTTAGAGAAAACTGTTCCAGTGATCAATGAATTATTAGCTGACTTGAATGGTATTTCGTACGTTTCTGTAAATAAAGCATTAGTTACTCAGTCCAGTTCCGCTATTCCAGTTGTGCCATTATATGTTTCATTATTGTACAAAGTGATGAAAGATAAAAATATTCACGAAGGAACAATCGAACAAATGCAACGTTTGTTTGCAGAGCGTTTATACACAGCGAACGGAGAAGTTCCTTTAGATGAAAATGGACGTATTCGTATTGACGACTTAGAAATGAGAGAAGATGTACAAAAAGAAGTGGATGATTTATGGAAAATTGTTACTTCTGAAAATATCAACGAAATTTCGGATATCAAAGGTTATCGTGATGAGTTTTTCCAATTATTTGGATTTAATTACGATCAAATCGATTACGAAGCAGATACGAACGAATTGGTAACTGTTCCAAGTATTTCATAA